The genomic stretch GCCACCACAAAAACTTAGGCAATTCAACTGTTTTAATACCATGTGTTTAATACGGCtgtaaaactgtatttttttagtaagtCGAAATTAAGTGTTTCTCTTAAAATCACGTGTAAGTGTAAAAACTATCATCGCCAGCTGGAAGACTTTgcacaaaggcctccctcttaaaacgccgcaatgaacgacacctcactacttgcatccaccggttgctcgGAACTCTCGCGATGGCATCATTCCATCTAGTAGGCAACCTGCgcgcttcgtctttcggttcgtaTCGGTTAAAACGTCGATATATTTATTTCTctgatgtaaataaatctcttatGTTATAAGTGGcagaattttaatatttaagatacaataaaataacattaaataatgtcCAAACTTAATTCCAATCGAGTTCATAaagaaaaacaattaataaagtaaaagaatTATTAATGTATTCAGGAATTGATTCTTCAAATATTGGAGAACCTAAGAGgtaaaaaaagtaacttaaCTACTTTTATGTTGGACGTAAATTATTTAGGTATGATAAGCTCTTGAACTGAGGaataatttaaacttaattaaattttataataaactttatatttattttaagcttGCATGAACTAGGCCCTTTAGGCTTTAAAAAACTCAGTGGAGATCATATTTAAAATCTCTTCTTtactcatttaatttttataatactGAACCAAACCGTATTTTCTGAAGTTCTTTAACGCGTGAGCGTGTTCTATTTCTACGTCTTCTTCGACTGCCTCTTATAGAGTTTAATCTGTGTCTtctaaaaaatactaattaaaaataaaactttaattttattggaaATGTAGGTAATGGAATAGTCTGTTTTAAATTCTTCATAATAATCTTTGACAGTATGATGTCATGCACCGGCATAGCTTAGTGAGGTGCAAATGACAATTGTCTATGGTACAGGCCCAATCCATCGATTTTTGGCGCAGCACTACTCTGCAACAAGTGAGTTGCCATCATTAAATTATTCATATAGTAATAGTATTACTTTAAGCGTCTAGATGGCGcttaacataaattaaatattttggtaTTTACAATTCTGTGCATTTCCTAGAATTTTAATTCCATTTCATAAACATTAAAAAGCATTATAAGATTAGTTTGTAATCGATTAAAATATCGTGTTGTCTGAAATATTTTGTTACGattatacttaatatattttgaaatgGTTGTGTGTGTCCACTAACGTCATCTATCGCcttattaactttatttacaTCACGTTAGTGCAGTACGTTAACTTTGCTCACTCTGTGCTTTGCTGTAACCTAACAGATGGCGTCACTAGTCTAATTCAGTGCCTTGGTTCAATATGGTTTGAATAAGTTTTCTTCCTGTAGCTTCGGcttattagtacattgtgtattaagggcggtaaacaaggaattacgaacgagaatctattagaattaatgagtcgatgttcgtaattctagtaccgcccgtgcgacatacaatgttttttatcacttttgcgagtaaaattgtatatttgtaaaagaaaaactaatattttttcaaaaattgccgataccgctgactacgctcttggcagacccagcctccgcgccaccccccctccccccctccatcatgtgcccgacgtgcgcgcgctcctgcacgccatgcagtatcacactcatttattCGATCTTCAGGCTTCATTGACAAAAAATTAGTTTGTACGACTGGACACTGACTATACGTAGTAGGAGGTAGTAGGTATAGGTTTTGTTTTCTGTTaaaggtaaataataaaacaaaacttaatgtatcttgttcataattttaatataaacttgTAGAGATATAAAAAAACTCCCGTCGACGTTCAATAGAACATAGTAATATCACAAAtaagttgaaataaattaagtaagtatctGTTGTGACTTAAgaataattatttctaaattaaaattagtttcGAGGAAATGCTAATgatatttaaatacctaaaagCCCTTGTCCATTTAAAATTACCTAACACCAACATAATGAGAATCTAAAATTCAAGACTCACTATGTttaaaatcataatcataatattcataattattGCATTGTTCAAAAGCATCTCCTCAAAGTACAAATTTATTAAACTAATttctagaaataaataaattatatatttcgaAACGCAATAGCTACGGAGGTAGGTAGAAGAAAGAAATTCTAGTTAGTTACAgtctttcaaatatttaaatagatagTAGTGATGGGCCGAATGTGGTTTGAACCGAATATGAACTTCGGCTGaacattcggtaaaaataaaaaattcggcCGAATTTCGGCCAAACTTCGGTTCAATAAACTGCCTCTAGTGTATTCTAAATATGAGTATGGAAATACCctttaatgtttaaaaatacttaatgttcCTCTATGTTTAGTTTGTGAAAATTGtgaaccaaaaacttttttttaattcaatttacgaattgtaatcaagatgtttattaaaagaATAGGTACGTACtaagtttattgaatttttgttgcatattttactgatatgacagatatctttttaatttcaatcaaaatagtacaagtagattctttttttctagtgccgaatgttcggcatttaAACCGAATATCGGCCGAATGCCGAAGTTCGGCTCAAgctgccgaaattcggttaaaccgaatgtaaaacgaatttcggcccatccctaataGATAGTGActcaaaatatcatcatcaatgacaaaaaaatgcttaaaacTATGCAATAGCTATtttaaacaaagtaaattagCACCAGACAGTgagtcaataaaaaaagtaagtatgtttttttgtacCAGGCGAGCCtcttgattataaaaaaaaaactcctatCATACCGCATAGCAAGGACTCTACTTTATCTCGAGcgattttaaagatttttttcagGCAAACCTTTAAAACGCCCGGGAATATGGCCAATTATTGCTCGAAGAAGAATGATGGTCTAAATATGGACTATCAGTGAGCAGTAACTTGCTTCCACTCAAGCCAGAGCTAGAGCTTTCACTAGACGAAAACATGCTCTTACTACCCGTGTAGAAAGAGAGAGATGTATGCAGCGGCTCTCTTCCTAGTCGCCGTCTTGCCCTGATTAAGGATATAAAGGCTACGGCAATCGCGCAGAGGAAGATGACCCCCAAAATGCAGAACGCAAGGGCCATTTTGCCGGGCGACAGACAAATAGTTTTGTCGCCTGGTGAGAAGCCACGGATGAACTCGTCTTCCTCGCTTTCTATTCTTCGTGATCCTGGAATGTAAGAGAATTTGGTTATAGCAGACTAGTTGCGTGAAGGCGTGAAGCTTAGTAGAAAAGGCTGCGTTCAAGTTTCAGCCAGAGATGCGCGAGGATGTCTTGCGAAGAAGGTCTTTTTCATGAAcgaatagaaacgtttcatttacctagcctcgctccgctcaggtGTTTCCACCAAAGAGGTGCTGTGCGAGGAAAGCTGGGATGATTTGTTATACCTAATAACCTTCGGTAGTTGCAACTCGTGTATTTAAAGTCTAGGGCACATCGTTTCATATCGTTTCGGGTATTTTTGGTTATTGGTAGCTgaaattttttctttaacttggTTGGCTTACCTCGAATTGAAGCTTCATCTTCCAACTCAATATTGGGCGCCAGCACTTCAATACTGTTGTACACCTCGAGTCTATCGATCACCAATCCTTTCGCGTCCTTGTCTAACCGTGCCTTTCTCAACAATCCCTCTCTAGTTTGCTGCGGCCTTTGCAACATTTTGCAGTCTACATTCGGACAGTTCCCTTTACACAACTCTATCCCACAGGTCAAATGCAATTTTGCTCTGTCGGGAAACTTAAAAGCAGCGAACGTCGTCACAGCATGCTGATACGTCATTAAATTCTTGAACATCAGCTCAGGATCCGCTTTAGCTGCTTTCAGATTTACATTCTCGTCGATATTCCGTTGCAAGTCCACAGGCTCGAGGTCTGCGAAGTCTATTTCTGTTCCTTTCTTGTGTTGGTGGATAGAGGGAGTAGTGAATATGGACTCGTCAATTGGACAGCCAGCTTCGTCGAGGAGTTTCTGGGATGCCTCTCCCAAGCCGTCGTGAGCTACGCAATTGGTTACGCGAAGACCAACTCCCACTGTAACAGATAAGGTAAGCAGTTGTCAACACTACATAATGTTTATGAAGAGTATTAAATATTTAGACATTTCGGGCCACTAAAAAGGACAAACAGACGATTATGCTTTATAATAAAGGCTCATCACGTCAAATTATTTTTGACCTGACGCATCAAATagtatatttaggggctgtttcaccatccattgattagcgttaaccgacggttaaatgtgatgccgtctccgtctattcgaacaaaacaaatagagacggcatcacacctaaccgccagttaacactaatcaatggatggtgagacaGCCCCTTAAATTACAAAGGCAAGTAAATAGATGGGTTAAGATAATGCTTCATTTGCTGATGCTGAATTAAATTTTGGTCCTGATATAATAAACTATAATACTAAATATATATAACGTATTACATTacaggctgttactgaaccagtgagatacacctttgggctcatctgcacttaacatcaggtgagataggggtcaagcacggtcagttttatgtaaaacaaaaagtagaGCCCGTTATTTTGGAAAACAACACATCGATATTTGAAAATATAGTACGTCGGGAAggagtatttaaatattttataatatattccTCGATAGACCTAACTGGACAGCATTATTTATCCACTTTCGCAGCTACCGTTCTGTGGGATTCACCTAACTTTGCCTGATTTGGTTTTCCGAACAAATTCTTACCCGGAAGCGTGCACTGTATAAGCAGTCTGGTCGGCTGTCCAACTTCCACGGTGGCAGGCTCTGTAGACGGCGAAGCGGGCACCAGCTCCATCCACGCTCGAGCCGACTCCATCAACCACTCACGCTGCTCTGTCTCGGCCGGGTTCACCCATCCTTGCCGGTTGCGACCAGTCCTGAAATGCAAGAGGTCAGTCCATGGATGATGGCGAATTCCTCGCTTTAATTTAAACAATGGATTATCAGTGAACACTTCACATTAAATTCATGCTATTTTAGCTACATAACAG from Choristoneura fumiferana chromosome 7, NRCan_CFum_1, whole genome shotgun sequence encodes the following:
- the cyr gene encoding cypher, producing the protein MWRLLLLLAWPAYAQNRVVDVTSSCDRGSFTVSLEMAQPFKGLLFSKDFSRECRAQGSHKTKISLHLPTNACGVRSSTLNTTTNTDDDDLYYTVELVVQMDRQLQQSTDQEIVVRCKLQSRAVRINSSALESVINTKLREMIGQEARKTRTGRNRQGWVNPAETEQREWLMESARAWMELVPASPSTEPATVEVGQPTRLLIQCTLPVGVGLRVTNCVAHDGLGEASQKLLDEAGCPIDESIFTTPSIHQHKKGTEIDFADLEPVDLQRNIDENVNLKAAKADPELMFKNLMTYQHAVTTFAAFKFPDRAKLHLTCGIELCKGNCPNVDCKMLQRPQQTREGLLRKARLDKDAKGLVIDRLEVYNSIEVLAPNIELEDEASIRGSRRIESEEDEFIRGFSPGDKTICLSPGKMALAFCILGVIFLCAIAVAFISLIRARRRLGREPLHTSLSFYTGSKSMFSSSESSSSGLSGSKLLLTDSPYLDHHSSSSNNWPYSRAF